One Oncorhynchus keta strain PuntledgeMale-10-30-2019 chromosome 22, Oket_V2, whole genome shotgun sequence DNA window includes the following coding sequences:
- the LOC118400682 gene encoding guanylate kinase-like isoform X2, protein MEGPRPVVLSGPSGAGKSTLMKMLLRDYVGVFGFSVSHTTRGPRPGEVDGKDYHFSNREAMQEDIDDGKYIENAEFSGNLYGTSKSSVDDVRAKGLICILDVEIQGVKNIKETDLDPIYVSIQPPSIEILEKRLRDRNTETEESLQKRLETARVDMELSNEPGMFDALIVNEDLEEAYEKLQSVLIEEITKVQSTKKERCNSVMSGPRPVVLSGPSGAGKSTLLKKLLKDYKGVFGFSVSHKTRDPRPGEVDGKDYHFTNREAMQEDIDTGEFIETNEFSGNLYGTSKCAVQDVRAKGLICILDVDIAGVRHIKETDLDPIYVSIQPPSIEVLEERLRGRATETEEKIQSRLEAARIDMEECNEPGLFDIVIVNDDLDESYEKLQSVLKEEIMRVQEGIKS, encoded by the exons ATGGAAGGACCCAGGCCGGTTGTTCTGAGCGGCCCCTCAGGGGCAGGGAAGAGCACTCTTATGAAGATGTTACTGAGGGATTATGTTGGAGTCTTCGGCTTCAGCGTGTCAC ATACAACACGGGGCCCACGTCCAGGAGAGGTAGATGGCAAAG ATTACCACTTCTCAAACAGGGAGGCTATGCAGGAGGATATTGATGATGGGAAATACATTGAGAATGCTGAGTTTTCCGGCAACCTGTATGGAACAAG CAAGTCTTCTGTAGATGACGTGAGGGCCAAGGGCCTCATCTGCATCTTAGATGTGGAGATCCAGGGAGTGAAGAACATCAAGGAGACTGATCTGGACCCCATCTATGTTTCTATCCAGCCCCCCTCTATTGAGATCCTG GAAAAGCGTCTGAGGGACAGaaatactgagacagaggagagtCTGCAGAAGCGTCTGGAGACAGCGCGAGTTGACATGGAGCTCA GCAACGAGCCAGGAATGTTTGACGCGCTTATTGTCAATGAAGACTTAGAGGAGGCGTATGAGAAGTTGCAAAGTGTTCTTATTGAG GAAATAACGAAGGTTCAGTCGACCAAGAAAGAAAGATGCAATTC tgttatgTCAGGACCCAGGCCGGTTGTTCTGAGCGGCCCCTCAGGGGCAGGGAAGAGCACTCTGCTAAAGAAACTGCTGAAGGACTACAAGGGAGTCTTCGGCTTCAGCGTGTCAC ATAAAACCCGGGATCCACGTCCAGGAGAGGTAGATGGCAAAG ATTACCACTTCACAAACAGGGAGGCTATGCAGGAGGATATTGACACGGGAGAATTCATTGAGACTAATGAGTTTTCTGGCAACCTGTATGGAACAAG TAAGTGTGCTGTACAGGACGTGAGGGCCAAGGGCCTCATTTGTATTTTGGATGTGGATATTGCGGGAGTGAGACACATCAAGGAAACTGACCTGGACCCCATCTATGTTTCAATTCAGCCCCCCTCCATTGAGGTCCTG GAAGAGCGTCTGAGGGGTAGAGCGACGGAGACGGAGGAAAAAATCCAGAGCCGCCTGGAGGCAGCACGGATTGACATGGAGGAGT GCAATGAGCCTGGATTGTTTGACATTGTCATTGTCAACGATGACTTGGATGAGTCCTATGAGAAGTTGCAAAGTGTTCTTAAGGAG
- the LOC118400682 gene encoding MAGUK p55 subfamily member 7-like isoform X1: MEGPRPVVLSGPSGAGKSTLMKMLLRDYVGVFGFSVSHTTRGPRPGEVDGKDYHFSNREAMQEDIDDGKYIENAEFSGNLYGTSKSSVDDVRAKGLICILDVEIQGVKNIKETDLDPIYVSIQPPSIEILEKRLRDRNTETEESLQKRLETARVDMELSNEPGMFDALIVNEDLEEAYEKLQSVLIEEITKVQSTKKERCNSVMSGPRPVVLSGPSGAGKSTLLKKLLKDYKGVFGFSVSHKTRDPRPGEVDGKGLFCLPMLLGATLLPLADVLSSVSSADYHFTNREAMQEDIDTGEFIETNEFSGNLYGTSKCAVQDVRAKGLICILDVDIAGVRHIKETDLDPIYVSIQPPSIEVLEERLRGRATETEEKIQSRLEAARIDMEECNEPGLFDIVIVNDDLDESYEKLQSVLKEEIMRVQEGIKS; encoded by the exons ATGGAAGGACCCAGGCCGGTTGTTCTGAGCGGCCCCTCAGGGGCAGGGAAGAGCACTCTTATGAAGATGTTACTGAGGGATTATGTTGGAGTCTTCGGCTTCAGCGTGTCAC ATACAACACGGGGCCCACGTCCAGGAGAGGTAGATGGCAAAG ATTACCACTTCTCAAACAGGGAGGCTATGCAGGAGGATATTGATGATGGGAAATACATTGAGAATGCTGAGTTTTCCGGCAACCTGTATGGAACAAG CAAGTCTTCTGTAGATGACGTGAGGGCCAAGGGCCTCATCTGCATCTTAGATGTGGAGATCCAGGGAGTGAAGAACATCAAGGAGACTGATCTGGACCCCATCTATGTTTCTATCCAGCCCCCCTCTATTGAGATCCTG GAAAAGCGTCTGAGGGACAGaaatactgagacagaggagagtCTGCAGAAGCGTCTGGAGACAGCGCGAGTTGACATGGAGCTCA GCAACGAGCCAGGAATGTTTGACGCGCTTATTGTCAATGAAGACTTAGAGGAGGCGTATGAGAAGTTGCAAAGTGTTCTTATTGAG GAAATAACGAAGGTTCAGTCGACCAAGAAAGAAAGATGCAATTC tgttatgTCAGGACCCAGGCCGGTTGTTCTGAGCGGCCCCTCAGGGGCAGGGAAGAGCACTCTGCTAAAGAAACTGCTGAAGGACTACAAGGGAGTCTTCGGCTTCAGCGTGTCAC ATAAAACCCGGGATCCACGTCCAGGAGAGGTAGATGGCAAAG GCCTGTTCTGTCTACCTATGCTTCTGGGGGCTACATTACTGCCCCTAGCAGACGTCCTATCGTCTGTTTCATCTGCAG ATTACCACTTCACAAACAGGGAGGCTATGCAGGAGGATATTGACACGGGAGAATTCATTGAGACTAATGAGTTTTCTGGCAACCTGTATGGAACAAG TAAGTGTGCTGTACAGGACGTGAGGGCCAAGGGCCTCATTTGTATTTTGGATGTGGATATTGCGGGAGTGAGACACATCAAGGAAACTGACCTGGACCCCATCTATGTTTCAATTCAGCCCCCCTCCATTGAGGTCCTG GAAGAGCGTCTGAGGGGTAGAGCGACGGAGACGGAGGAAAAAATCCAGAGCCGCCTGGAGGCAGCACGGATTGACATGGAGGAGT GCAATGAGCCTGGATTGTTTGACATTGTCATTGTCAACGATGACTTGGATGAGTCCTATGAGAAGTTGCAAAGTGTTCTTAAGGAG
- the LOC118400682 gene encoding guanylate kinase-like isoform X3, with protein sequence MEGPRPVVLSGPSGAGKSTLMKMLLRDYVGVFGFSVSHTTRGPRPGEVDGKDYHFSNREAMQEDIDDGKYIENAEFSGNLYGTSKSSVDDVRAKGLICILDVEIQGVKNIKETDLDPIYVSIQPPSIEILEKRLRDRNTETEESLQKRLETARVDMELSNEPGMFDALIVNEDLEEAYEKLQSVLIEEITKVQSTKKERCNSVMSGPRPVVLSGPSGAGKSTLLKKLLKDYKGVFGFSVSHKTRDPRPGEVDGKELHHYLVALFCTQPSHHLFTYITQPTPFRLTLKLPFSSELHQWLSK encoded by the exons ATGGAAGGACCCAGGCCGGTTGTTCTGAGCGGCCCCTCAGGGGCAGGGAAGAGCACTCTTATGAAGATGTTACTGAGGGATTATGTTGGAGTCTTCGGCTTCAGCGTGTCAC ATACAACACGGGGCCCACGTCCAGGAGAGGTAGATGGCAAAG ATTACCACTTCTCAAACAGGGAGGCTATGCAGGAGGATATTGATGATGGGAAATACATTGAGAATGCTGAGTTTTCCGGCAACCTGTATGGAACAAG CAAGTCTTCTGTAGATGACGTGAGGGCCAAGGGCCTCATCTGCATCTTAGATGTGGAGATCCAGGGAGTGAAGAACATCAAGGAGACTGATCTGGACCCCATCTATGTTTCTATCCAGCCCCCCTCTATTGAGATCCTG GAAAAGCGTCTGAGGGACAGaaatactgagacagaggagagtCTGCAGAAGCGTCTGGAGACAGCGCGAGTTGACATGGAGCTCA GCAACGAGCCAGGAATGTTTGACGCGCTTATTGTCAATGAAGACTTAGAGGAGGCGTATGAGAAGTTGCAAAGTGTTCTTATTGAG GAAATAACGAAGGTTCAGTCGACCAAGAAAGAAAGATGCAATTC tgttatgTCAGGACCCAGGCCGGTTGTTCTGAGCGGCCCCTCAGGGGCAGGGAAGAGCACTCTGCTAAAGAAACTGCTGAAGGACTACAAGGGAGTCTTCGGCTTCAGCGTGTCAC ATAAAACCCGGGATCCACGTCCAGGAGAGGTAGATGGCAAAG AACTCCATCACTACCTTGTTGCCCTCTTTTGTACACAACCTTCACACCACCTCTTCACCTACATAACCCAGCCTACTCCATTCCGACTGACACTGAAGCTCCCATTCTCAAGTGAACTGCACCAGTGGCTCTCCAAATGA